Sequence from the Argentina anserina chromosome 7, drPotAnse1.1, whole genome shotgun sequence genome:
TttctcctcccaagatttCATTACATATATAACTCAATTTTCTACTGTCAGTGACTATAACATTGGTATATAGTTTATACACTACATGTAAGAGCATACAATCATTTCCGGTAACTGGAAATTTTTCGTAGAAACAGCAACTTTTATGGCCAACCCACATGACAATGTGacatttaaaatttgaaaaataaatctatGTTTCTATGAATCAATTATTTCAAATAACCAAGTAAGAATTGTACCGGCAATGGAGTAATTGTACTCGGGAGAAGCAAAGAGGTAGCTATCGGCTTCTCGAATCTTCTGACGAAAGGCTTCGACGGCAGGTGGGAATCTCCCGTCTTTCTCTAGATCGGTGTTGATCATCGGCAACGGCGCGATGTCTACGTACTCTATCTGGACGCCCTCCATCGTCTTGCTCATCTCAATCGCTATAGTACACGCGCCAACACATGATCATAACCGCAGAGAGCCTCTTTTGCCATTGAATTCAAACCAATGAGAGATACTAAATACTAACCAGAGCGAATGAGGCCGCGGTTGTAGGAAGCTTGACGAAGAGAACCAGAAACTGCTGCGATCTTTATGAGCGACTTTGCTGCAACTGAAGCCTCCATTTTCCCTAAATCTTGATCGAGACTGGGATTGAAATAGTCAGATAGAGAGGTGGCCTGTGACATTTGAGGAAGAAAAAGCCATTGATAAAGGGAACAAGTAAAAAAGCAAAAGCAGCCAccttcatttttttgtttttgtttttttaacgAAAGCAGCCACTTTTATTCGTCTTGTTTTGTATGTTTATGAGTGGGAAATTTAGCATTTGAGGCCAAATGGCACGGCACCTTCAAATGTGTCTTTGAAATAAACTAGCATTACTCCACACACAAATGTGGTGAAaaaaactgttttttttttttataaaattaacTGTAGAGCGAGAAGGAAGGAAGGTCCGACTGGTTCGGGGATGAACAGTGGCACACACGATTTGAATTTTCcacttttctgatttttcattttttatttagactatttttcaaaagtactccatttcttttttgattCACAACTTTTTTCATAAGAACTCCGATTTATGCATTACGTGTGTTTGTGAATTCATATCGAtgagttctacaactttcataaaGAAAGTTTTCTCGAAAAACTTAAGCATCAAAAGTCAAATTTTAGAGTTAAAAAGATAAGGGCTAAACCGCTAGGAGGTGAAAAAGATTCGGGTCTTATCAAATTTACCTTTGTGGATGGTAATTTAGTTAGAGTAAGAAGCAAAAAGTTGTGGCCAAATCGAGTGTTGAGGCTGAGTATAGAGGTATGACCCATGAACTGTCGGAATTGTTGTGAGAAATATGCTACGTGATTTGAGTGTTAAGTTGAAAAGTGATATGCATGTGTATTGTGACAACAAAATAGTAATTGATGTATCACATAATCTagtacaacatgatcgtactaaACACTTGGAGGTGGATTGTCACTtcataaaagagaagctagatgcAAAGATTATTAGTTTCTTTTTGTCCCTACTAAAGAGtaacttgcagatatactcactAAAAGAGTTTTTAAAAAGACGTTTTATGACTCACTAAGCAAGTTGACATGGTTAATGTGTATGCGTCAACTTGAGGAGGAGTGTCAGCGTGAGTCATATAATGTAATTTAGGGATGTAAATCATGTAGTTAGTATTTACATATTATGTATATGGTAGTACGTAGTATGTAGGGTTGTAGTACGGTGTATTCATTATATGTAGCCTCCAATATGAGATGAATGgatatcagaaaattcattATTCAAATCGTGTCATATCGACTGTTTATACCCAAACTCAAAGCCCATGAATCCTTGTACACTCCTCTCAACTTACACTCTCAATTCCGAGTAAAGATAACTCTCTCCCTCATAGCACTGAATGGAGAATGAAATTCTCTCTAGAAAACAGAGTACACAAAACTCTGATGCTCCACTCTACTATGCCAACCTTCATAGTTATTTATATCCAACTCTTGCCATGCTAACAAAGATAACATATTCATAGAAGAAAACCAAAGTCatgtttttcattctttcccgTTCAATGTTCTACACTAAAATAGTATCAAATTATTTCTAGTAGTTTTCAACTAttatttcatgcatgcatgttgtGTACTCATTCTCCATGCATCCTCACAATAACATTGCATGATTGTAGACTTGTTCTTATACGAACTTCAAATATGGCTACACTACTCTAGCTATTTCTAGCTCTACATCACAATAAATGAGCTATTTCACATGCATTTACTTTGTGTATATTGCAGCTGATTTCTTCCATTCATACATTACTGCAATTGTAATAAACATGACATTAATTTGAGCCACATCTCAACAGGTGTTAGAGAGTGAAAAATTACAGGTTCATTCCTTAAACTTTATTTGTTGAGCGCTTTGACATTTAAAAGCATGCAAGACTTATATGGAAGAAAGGACTCCTTGCTATATCACACATCTGATTATACACTTATGGAAGTTGTTGGCTTTGACCAAGTTCAAAACGGCAAGCAAAGAAGATAAGTTCCTTATTCAAGGTTTGACAAATTCAAACGTAAAGCAAGCAGAGATAAGATGCTCACACATAACTTTTCTACTATAAGAGAGTAGAAATACACAATTATGATACAATTATGCTCCAACTCCAATCGATTCTCTACTTtgaagattttatttttctttcctaAATCATTTCTAAATTATGGAGATTGTCGTATATAGGAATTATTGCCTTGGGTAACTCGGAGTAACTTCGAAAGCCCTAATCCCTTTTAGGGTTGTAGGTGGTGGCACAGCCGAATCTTATCTTGAAGGGTCGCTACTGGGTTGGTCCGAGGCCAGTGTCGTGGGTAATGGCGTCTTTAGGCAGAAAGTAGTGCCAGTGTGCCAAGGCGGCGTAGTTTTGCGTTTGGGAGTCTGATTTTAGGATGGGTGGCGATCTTTGTTTTAGTGAGATATTGTTGTCCTCAAGGGCGGTGCGGATCCGACCCAAGGCTTGGAGCCCTTGCCCGGTTTTCCTATATATGTAATTACCCCCAATAAATTTGCACAAAGTGATGTCTGGTCTTCTCCAACACTTCAGTAGTTCGAATCTTGGTGAAGGGACTTTGgctgtttttaaatttttatgctgtttttcatgttttttctctccttattttcatttttggttCTCTTGTTACCCatttattcttattttttcttcatttttttgttcttttattttataatgttATTCATTAGGTTTTTCTCAAAAATTTCTAAAAATTTTTGatattttcctcattttaTTCTCCCCTTATTTCTTttaagtaaaatattttatttattttataaatataattctAAATTTTAAGGAGCAAAATTACCCGCAAAAAAGAATTTCGTTTAAGCCGTACCACGCTTGACATCCTAGATCGGCCCCTGGCAGGGACTCGTGTTGCTGATCTTGGATTGCTTGGCTGAGGTCGAGTGTCTCCAAGTTCTCCCGAGTTCTTCTTTTCCCTGTCGAGGCAGTAGAGCTTCGCCGAGATCTAGAGGTTGTACACGTTTGGTAGCACAAGGCTTTGACACTTGGTTGCTTAGTTTGGTGGTAGGTCTTATGGTAGACTTTCCAAAGCAGTTTGCCATGGTTGGGTGGCGTGGTGgcctatttttttcttatttatgtCTTTTATTTTGGGGTGGTGTAGATTTTAGTCTTCAATAAATTAGTCGTACTAATAGGGCATTCATGTTATTTTTATGAGTCTCACCTTAAATATTcaacatataattaaatagcTATGTAATTTTAGTACTAGGTTTTCTGTGTATTGCTAGGTTTCTAATAATTTAGCATATTCCAGTTTAACTTTTATATAGCCAGCGATGACGGAACCccaattaaaaaaatgttgTCTTTTTTCTCACCACATTTGTAGGGAAAGTGT
This genomic interval carries:
- the LOC126802424 gene encoding NADPH:quinone oxidoreductase-like; this encodes MSQATSLSDYFNPSLDQDLGKMEASVAAKSLIKIAAVSGSLRQASYNRGLIRSAIEMSKTMEGVQIEYVDIAPLPMINTDLEKDGRFPPAVEAFRQKIREADSYLFASPEYNYSIAAPLKNAIDWASRSPNVWADKGAAIISAGGNFGGGRSQYHLRQVGVFLDLHFINKPEFFLNAFQPPAKFDNDGNLLDEQSKERLRQVLLSLQAFTLRLGRKSE